A DNA window from candidate division KSB1 bacterium contains the following coding sequences:
- the cdd gene encoding cytidine deaminase, whose product MNADVQELLAAAVRAKARALAPYSKFHVGAAIATRSGRIYDGCNIESSSYGLTCCAERVALFKALSEGERDFCCVAVAADTEDFTTPCGACRQVLWDYGRDLEVILVNRAGATRRFKLKDLLPEAFDEHMFNHA is encoded by the coding sequence ATGAACGCAGACGTCCAGGAATTGCTCGCGGCGGCCGTGCGCGCCAAAGCCAGGGCACTGGCGCCCTATTCTAAGTTCCACGTGGGCGCCGCCATTGCCACGCGCAGCGGGCGCATCTATGACGGCTGCAACATCGAGTCGAGCTCGTACGGCCTGACCTGCTGCGCGGAACGGGTGGCGCTCTTCAAGGCCCTTTCGGAAGGCGAACGGGACTTCTGCTGTGTGGCGGTGGCGGCTGACACCGAGGATTTCACCACACCCTGCGGGGCGTGCCGGCAAGTGCTGTGGGATTACGGCCGCGATCTCGAGGTCATTTTGGTCAACCGTGCCGGCGCAACGCGCCGGTTCAAACTGAAAGACCTGCTGCCCGAGGCTTTTGACGAGCACATGTTCAACCATGCATAA